The following nucleotide sequence is from Ktedonobacterales bacterium.
GGTGGACATGAACGTCTACACAGAGGGCTTGTATATCGAAAGCATAGAGCAGCACACAGTTGGCCGTTTTGCGCCCGACGCCAGGCAGCGCCAGCAGTTCATCAATCGTCCGGGGAACCTGCCCGCCAAACTGATCGCGCAGGATGCGCGCGATCTCCTTGATGCGCGGGGCTTTCACCTCTGGATACTGCGAGCCTTGCAGCAGGCGCTCCAGTTCATCAACCGGCGCGTCGGCCAGCGCAGCCGCGTCGGGATAGCGCGCGAAGAGCCGTTTGGAAACCAGTGTCGTTTGCTCCTCGCGGGTGCGCTGCGAAATGACCGTAGCGATCAGCACCTTGAACGGCTCGCCCAGTTCCACCGCGCCTCTGCCATGATATGTCTCGGCCAGCGTATCCATCACCTGGGGGATGTAGGTTGTCCAGGGCGGCTCTGTTGTGGGCGCTGTCATCGCTCGAAATATCCTCCCTGACCATCTCTCAGCCGTTCTCGTAAATATCGTGGGTACCGATGCGCAGCCAGATCACATGCACATCGCCCGAATGAGGAGAAGAGCCATAGGTAAAGAGGGCGCGACGATCTGGCGCCCAGTGAAACTCAAAAACGCCTTTTTGGGAGCGAAAACGCCGAATACCAAGATGCCTGGGAAGTGGGTGGTGCGCCTTCAGAGCGGCAACAAACTCTGCGACGGCTTGATCGAACAGGCGCTGCTCTTCCAAACGCAGCTTTCGATACTCGTTCAGAAAACGCTCGGTTTCTTCATGAGTAGGCATGATTACCGCTGCTCCCCGTTGTGGAGGGAGTCAAGCAGCGCAAAAAACTCTGCGTCGGTGTGATACGTGCGCGGCGTGCGTTCGAGCGCGGCCAGTTGCTCTGGTAGTTCCGCCTCCCATTTATCATACAAACGCTCAATGGCCTCTTGCCGCTTTGCCCGCTTTTCCAATTCAGCTAGCTTATACTGGAGCAGCCCTGCTACCTCTTCTTGCAGAGTTGGATCTAGCAGTTCGACCTGCTCAATCGCCTGCCGCAGTGGCTCTATCATAGTGATGCCCTCTTTCGCTATTGCGCTTTCTGGCCTCATTATGCCAGGCATCTCTCTCCAAAGCAAGGCTTTTCACCACTCAGGAGCTTCTGGCTGATTGTCAGGCGCGGG
It contains:
- the nth gene encoding endonuclease III yields the protein MTAPTTEPPWTTYIPQVMDTLAETYHGRGAVELGEPFKVLIATVISQRTREEQTTLVSKRLFARYPDAAALADAPVDELERLLQGSQYPEVKAPRIKEIARILRDQFGGQVPRTIDELLALPGVGRKTANCVLLYAFDIQALCVDVHVHRISNRLGWFQTKTPDQTELALARILPAPYWLTINRLMVQHGRALCLPSVPLCARCPVRQWCKTGSA